Proteins encoded together in one Deinococcus hopiensis KR-140 window:
- a CDS encoding NAD(P)/FAD-dependent oxidoreductase, with amino-acid sequence MKTLILGAGYAGLAAATKMKPVPELEALLVEQNPFHTFETRLHEAAAHNTRVTLPITPLLRGTGVQFEQAQVDGVNLDEREVTMKDGRVLTYDKLVVALGSVTNFYRIPGLAENAAELKQLSDADEIFNFVNRVFSNEYTGNRDIVVGGAGLTGVELVTELAQRASLLSRERGLPPFQIYLVEAGPKILPVLDDALRAKTEQVLRDYGIHILTGHRLMGATPDSVTVQTADGEQKVISAGKIIWTGGIQARDIVKGEHLEKGPGGRIAVDEFLRAKNYPDVFIIGDMGLALNQEGKPVPTTAQHAGQQGRLTGKNLVRLAQGQDLEAYEPTTLGEFVSLGGLMAVGWMKLPWNQKLAITGGLAHVMKRASEWRWRASID; translated from the coding sequence ATGAAGACCCTAATTCTCGGTGCTGGCTACGCGGGCCTCGCGGCGGCCACCAAAATGAAGCCTGTTCCCGAACTGGAAGCGCTGCTCGTGGAACAGAATCCCTTTCACACCTTCGAGACCCGCCTGCACGAGGCGGCGGCGCACAACACCCGCGTGACGCTGCCCATCACGCCGCTGCTGCGCGGCACTGGCGTGCAGTTCGAGCAGGCGCAGGTGGACGGCGTGAATCTCGACGAGCGCGAGGTCACGATGAAAGACGGCCGCGTGCTGACCTACGACAAGCTCGTGGTGGCGCTGGGTTCGGTCACGAACTTCTACCGCATCCCCGGCCTCGCGGAAAACGCCGCCGAGCTCAAGCAGCTCAGCGACGCCGACGAAATCTTCAACTTCGTCAACCGCGTCTTCTCCAACGAGTACACCGGCAACCGCGACATCGTGGTGGGCGGCGCGGGCCTGACGGGCGTCGAACTCGTGACCGAACTCGCGCAGCGGGCCAGCCTGCTCAGCCGTGAGCGCGGTCTGCCCCCCTTCCAGATCTACCTCGTGGAAGCTGGACCCAAGATTCTGCCCGTGCTTGACGACGCCCTGCGCGCCAAGACTGAGCAAGTGCTGCGCGATTACGGCATTCACATCCTCACTGGTCACCGCCTGATGGGCGCAACGCCCGACAGCGTGACGGTGCAGACCGCGGATGGCGAGCAGAAGGTCATCTCGGCGGGCAAGATCATCTGGACGGGCGGCATCCAGGCGCGCGACATCGTGAAGGGCGAGCATCTGGAAAAGGGTCCCGGCGGACGCATCGCTGTGGACGAATTCCTGCGCGCCAAAAACTATCCCGACGTGTTCATCATCGGCGACATGGGTCTGGCGCTCAACCAGGAAGGCAAGCCCGTGCCCACCACCGCGCAGCACGCCGGGCAGCAGGGCCGCCTGACGGGCAAGAACCTCGTGCGCCTCGCCCAGGGCCAGGACCTCGAAGCCTATGAACCCACCACCCTGGGCGAGTTTGTGTCGCTCGGCGGCCTGATGGCCGTGGGCTGGATGAAGCTGCCCTGGAACCAGAAGCTCGCCATCACCGGCGGTCTCGCCCACGTGATGAAGCGCGCTTCCGAGTGGCGCTGGCGGGCCAGCATCGACTGA
- a CDS encoding GNAT family N-acetyltransferase codes for MSLYPPPGLRVVRPTLALHGATDDLLAQLLPVVRDGVVGPPSHPFGGPMSLYEDNPWRERKWLQAIWPGCGNVRPDSRRLCLVVLLAGQAAGVQDPIGVDFDTCKTGSSFSWLAPGLRQWGLGRETRAAALHLALQGLGAQEAASEAFFDNGTSNRVFEVMGYRPNGTAWATQRGEPALLNRWRLERDAGEAGRRNDIGLIGVEECKPVLYIAGVSLPPFKAW; via the coding sequence ATGTCTCTGTATCCGCCCCCCGGTCTGAGGGTCGTCAGGCCCACATTGGCGCTTCACGGAGCCACGGATGACCTGCTGGCCCAACTGCTGCCCGTCGTTCGTGACGGTGTGGTTGGGCCACCAAGTCATCCGTTCGGTGGTCCCATGTCGCTGTACGAAGACAACCCCTGGCGGGAAAGGAAGTGGTTGCAGGCCATCTGGCCTGGGTGCGGCAACGTTCGCCCGGATTCCCGGCGGTTGTGCTTGGTGGTCCTGCTGGCCGGGCAGGCGGCCGGCGTGCAGGACCCGATTGGTGTGGACTTCGACACCTGCAAGACGGGCAGCAGTTTTTCCTGGTTGGCTCCGGGCCTCCGGCAATGGGGCCTGGGACGGGAAACGCGGGCCGCCGCCCTTCACCTCGCGCTCCAGGGCCTCGGCGCTCAGGAAGCGGCCAGCGAGGCGTTTTTCGACAATGGAACGTCCAACCGCGTATTCGAGGTCATGGGGTACCGGCCGAACGGCACCGCCTGGGCCACACAGCGCGGCGAGCCGGCCCTGCTAAACCGTTGGCGACTGGAGCGCGACGCGGGGGAAGCAGGCCGCCGCAACGACATTGGGTTGATTGGTGTGGAGGAGTGCAAACCCGTGTTGTACATCGCGGGGGTTTCTCTACCCCCATTCAAAGCCTGGTAG
- a CDS encoding NUDIX domain-containing protein, with product MVTFHTTQEEARADAHERQLREKVLCFVVRRAQDRVELLVFGHSPNEAAGVQVVAGGVEAGETPAQAAVRELQEESGLTLEHPQYLASYLWKAQLPHRFTRQVCHAYTFAAPKNLSTTWDTLAGGQYLFRFRWADLHTFRAGLGDGRGPARTAAAPSGRPTGESA from the coding sequence ATGGTGACGTTTCACACCACGCAGGAAGAGGCCCGGGCTGACGCCCACGAACGGCAACTGCGCGAAAAGGTGCTGTGCTTCGTTGTGCGCCGAGCGCAAGATCGTGTTGAGCTGTTGGTATTCGGGCATAGTCCGAATGAAGCCGCGGGAGTCCAGGTGGTGGCGGGCGGCGTCGAAGCGGGCGAAACGCCGGCGCAGGCGGCTGTGCGCGAACTTCAGGAGGAATCTGGGCTCACCCTGGAGCATCCGCAGTATCTCGCCTCCTACCTATGGAAGGCGCAGCTGCCCCACCGTTTTACCCGGCAGGTGTGTCACGCCTATACCTTCGCCGCTCCGAAGAATCTCTCCACCACCTGGGACACGCTGGCCGGGGGCCAGTACCTCTTCCGCTTTCGCTGGGCCGACCTCCACACATTCCGGGCTGGACTGGGAGATGGACGCGGCCCTGCCCGAACTGCTGCGGCACCTTCAGGCCGCCCCACAGGAGAATCCGCATGA
- a CDS encoding FKBP-type peptidyl-prolyl cis-trans isomerase, which produces MNITQDKVVEMDYVLKVEGEVVDQSEPGEPLTYLHGHNNIIPGLERALEGKKAGDSLHVTVQPEDGYGERDEDNVEELDREDFDDAPEVGATYYAQAEDGSVLPFTVLEVDGDKVQVDFNAPLAGMVLNFDVTVRNVRDATAEELEHGHAHTPGMHDHE; this is translated from the coding sequence ATGAACATCACCCAGGACAAAGTCGTCGAAATGGATTACGTGCTCAAGGTCGAGGGCGAGGTCGTCGACCAGAGCGAACCCGGCGAGCCCCTGACCTACCTGCACGGGCACAACAACATCATCCCCGGCCTCGAGCGGGCCCTGGAAGGCAAGAAGGCCGGCGACAGCCTGCACGTGACGGTGCAGCCCGAAGACGGCTACGGCGAGCGCGACGAGGACAATGTCGAAGAGCTCGACCGCGAGGACTTTGACGACGCGCCCGAAGTTGGGGCCACCTACTACGCCCAAGCGGAAGACGGCAGCGTGCTGCCCTTCACCGTGCTGGAAGTAGACGGCGACAAGGTACAGGTGGATTTCAACGCGCCCCTCGCCGGAATGGTCTTGAACTTCGACGTGACGGTGCGCAACGTGCGCGACGCCACCGCCGAGGAGCTTGAACACGGCCACGCCCACACGCCGGGCATGCACGACCACGAGTAA
- a CDS encoding DUF4388 domain-containing protein encodes MVRGDLAVFPFMPVMQMLLSSGRAGRLSVTHSRGGELWFDPGELVHARAGSLTGDAALQVMSTLDAGQFTFAPDVPPSERTLELRRDAALRRLIEESGAWEGLMRMFPDWNRPLRFTSRWSDGQPVTRPQYVALSLLPEGLPLRTMLDRLDQPPRQVLEVIRPFVAAGLVELG; translated from the coding sequence ATGGTGCGCGGTGATCTGGCAGTGTTTCCCTTTATGCCCGTGATGCAGATGCTGCTGTCGAGTGGGCGGGCTGGGCGGCTGAGCGTGACCCATTCGCGGGGCGGCGAACTGTGGTTTGACCCGGGCGAGCTGGTTCACGCGCGGGCCGGCTCACTTACTGGCGACGCGGCGCTGCAGGTCATGAGCACGCTGGACGCGGGCCAGTTCACCTTCGCGCCCGATGTGCCGCCCAGTGAGCGCACGCTGGAGTTGCGGCGTGACGCGGCCCTGCGCCGGCTGATCGAAGAAAGCGGCGCGTGGGAGGGGCTGATGCGGATGTTTCCCGACTGGAACCGCCCGCTGCGCTTCACGAGCCGCTGGAGCGACGGTCAGCCCGTCACGCGTCCGCAGTACGTGGCCCTGAGCCTCCTGCCCGAGGGCCTGCCGTTGCGAACGATGCTCGACCGCCTGGACCAGCCACCCCGACAGGTGCTCGAAGTCATCCGGCCCTTCGTCGCAGCGGGCCTGGTGGAACTGGGTTGA